The Deltaproteobacteria bacterium genome includes a window with the following:
- a CDS encoding FAD-dependent oxidoreductase translates to MTERLASLFSPITINTMTLSNRAVMAPMGTNLGNPDSTVSEASIAYLKRHAQGRPGLIITEVIGVHQNGLAIDTQLGLFDDRFIPGLRKLTEQAHEEGCRIAAQLHHAGRESFFSLAAGTAIGPSAVPSLIYRTPPREMTADDIGEIIAAFGDAAGRAREAGFDAVEVHGAHGYLLTQFLSPLANQRTDAYGGPMENRSRFIVEILEAVRKRVGPDFPLSLRLSLDESIKGGYSVDDIQPVLPSFVKAGADIIHASFGTHGSPAGITSAPAEYEPGFNARLARKAKDVVAVPVIAVGRFTDPALADEVIGRGDADLVAFGRQFLADPDFLIKSRENRTGDICTCIACNQGCIERLMLGEGSVRCALNPETGQELSYPSHPAREKRTLWVIGAGPGGLTAAHEAARLGHHVTLFEKEPFPGGLVRTGSRAPFKELHGRWIEWLVEQAKGKGVEIRTATSVTGDMLREHRPGMVILACGGEPIIPVIPGIDREHVCTALQVLEGETAPGKNVLIIGGGQTGMETADYCIERGARVIIVEVLKRSPVLKFTSHGYMLHKRLRDAGCTMLFGTSVADIGNDSVTVVSDGAESVLSPVDQVIVATGLRPREYLKKALVDAGIPHVVIGDARKIGRIIEATGDGARAAWEL, encoded by the coding sequence ATGACCGAACGCCTCGCCAGCCTTTTTTCACCCATCACGATCAATACCATGACACTGTCCAACCGTGCCGTCATGGCACCCATGGGCACGAACCTGGGCAATCCCGACAGCACCGTCAGCGAAGCCAGCATCGCTTACCTGAAACGGCATGCTCAGGGCAGGCCGGGACTGATCATAACTGAGGTCATCGGCGTGCATCAGAACGGCCTCGCCATCGACACCCAGCTCGGCCTGTTCGACGACCGCTTCATCCCCGGCTTGAGAAAACTGACGGAACAGGCCCATGAAGAAGGGTGCAGGATAGCGGCACAACTGCATCATGCAGGCCGAGAAAGCTTCTTTTCTCTGGCCGCGGGAACAGCCATCGGGCCTTCGGCAGTTCCCAGCCTCATCTATCGAACGCCCCCCCGGGAGATGACCGCCGATGACATCGGTGAGATCATCGCCGCTTTCGGAGACGCCGCCGGCCGCGCCAGGGAGGCGGGCTTCGACGCCGTTGAAGTTCACGGCGCCCACGGGTATCTGCTGACGCAGTTCCTCTCACCACTCGCGAACCAGCGGACCGATGCCTACGGCGGTCCCATGGAAAACCGCTCCCGCTTCATTGTGGAAATCCTTGAAGCGGTGAGAAAACGGGTCGGCCCCGACTTTCCCCTGTCCCTGCGCCTTTCCCTCGATGAATCCATCAAGGGAGGGTATTCCGTTGACGACATTCAACCGGTTCTCCCCTCGTTCGTGAAAGCAGGTGCCGATATCATCCACGCCTCCTTCGGGACCCATGGAAGCCCGGCGGGCATTACCAGCGCTCCCGCGGAATATGAGCCGGGGTTCAATGCCCGGCTCGCTCGAAAGGCAAAGGACGTCGTTGCCGTTCCCGTCATCGCCGTGGGCCGATTTACCGACCCGGCCCTGGCCGATGAGGTCATCGGCCGCGGTGACGCAGACCTGGTCGCCTTCGGCCGCCAGTTCCTGGCAGACCCCGATTTTCTCATCAAGAGCCGTGAAAATCGCACCGGTGACATCTGCACCTGCATCGCCTGCAACCAGGGGTGCATTGAACGGCTGATGCTCGGGGAGGGAAGCGTCCGCTGCGCCCTGAATCCCGAAACGGGACAGGAACTCTCATATCCTTCCCATCCCGCCCGTGAAAAGCGGACCCTCTGGGTCATCGGCGCGGGACCCGGCGGCCTGACGGCGGCTCATGAAGCGGCCCGTCTCGGGCACCACGTTACCCTCTTTGAAAAGGAACCGTTTCCGGGCGGCCTTGTCCGCACAGGTTCCCGGGCCCCTTTCAAGGAACTCCATGGGCGGTGGATCGAATGGCTTGTCGAGCAGGCAAAGGGCAAGGGCGTTGAAATACGCACCGCCACGTCCGTCACGGGTGACATGCTCAGGGAGCACCGCCCAGGAATGGTGATCCTGGCATGCGGGGGAGAACCGATCATTCCCGTGATACCGGGCATCGACAGGGAACATGTATGCACGGCTCTGCAGGTACTTGAAGGAGAGACGGCCCCGGGAAAGAACGTCCTCATCATCGGCGGCGGCCAGACGGGGATGGAAACGGCGGACTATTGTATCGAAAGAGGCGCCCGGGTCATCATCGTCGAAGTACTGAAACGGTCACCGGTGCTCAAGTTCACCTCCCACGGGTATATGCTGCACAAGCGGCTCCGGGACGCCGGCTGCACCATGCTCTTCGGAACGTCCGTAGCGGACATCGGAAACGACAGCGTGACCGTGGTCTCCGACGGAGCGGAATCGGTCCTTTCCCCGGTGGACCAGGTGATCGTCGCCACGGGACTCAGGCCCCGGGAATATCTGAAAAAAGCCCTGGTTGACGCGGGCATCCCCCATGTGGTCATCGGGGACGCGCGGAAGATCGGGAGGATCATCGAAGCCACCGGTGATGGAGCCCGGGCAGCCTGGGAACTGTGA
- a CDS encoding cobalamin-binding protein, with product MKKFTVFSMMFACVLFALVPVVPGGERTVIDQEGRTVTLPDRPRRIISLAPNITETLFAIGLDGEIAGVTSFCNYPLNDKQRVGGMTNPSLERIVSLEPDLIIATADGNRKETVVLLENMKYPVYVVNPQTINDILDMVLRLGVITGRKSEAVDLVRSMQTRTERVVAQAAGLPKKRVFFQIGSGTLITAGRDTFLNELITLAGGVNIAGDIPIRYPRFTMEELAAARPDYVIVVSMKKGETIEDVKRQWARRQGSDAVDLDTLRLVDADLVSRPAPRIVEGLETLFAVIHNQ from the coding sequence ATGAAAAAATTCACTGTCTTTTCCATGATGTTTGCCTGTGTTCTTTTTGCTCTTGTTCCCGTCGTCCCCGGGGGTGAACGGACCGTCATCGACCAGGAGGGAAGAACCGTGACCCTTCCGGACCGACCGCGCAGGATCATATCCCTGGCACCCAACATAACGGAGACGCTCTTCGCCATCGGTCTGGACGGAGAGATTGCCGGCGTCACGTCTTTCTGCAACTACCCTTTGAATGACAAGCAGCGCGTGGGCGGAATGACGAACCCATCCCTCGAAAGGATCGTATCCCTCGAACCCGACCTGATCATCGCTACCGCCGACGGCAACAGGAAGGAAACGGTCGTTCTTCTCGAGAACATGAAGTATCCCGTTTACGTAGTGAATCCGCAAACCATCAATGACATACTGGACATGGTACTGCGCCTCGGAGTGATCACCGGCAGAAAAAGTGAGGCCGTTGATCTGGTACGCTCCATGCAGACAAGAACGGAGCGGGTTGTCGCACAGGCGGCGGGACTGCCGAAGAAGCGGGTCTTTTTCCAGATCGGTTCCGGCACGCTGATAACGGCTGGCCGGGACACCTTTCTGAATGAGCTGATCACTCTGGCCGGAGGCGTCAATATCGCCGGCGACATCCCCATCAGGTATCCCCGGTTCACCATGGAGGAACTGGCGGCGGCGAGACCGGATTACGTCATCGTCGTATCGATGAAAAAAGGAGAGACCATCGAAGACGTGAAACGGCAGTGGGCACGTCGGCAGGGAAGCGACGCCGTGGACCTCGACACGCTCAGGCTGGTCGACGCCGACCTGGTCAGCCGGCCTGCCCCGCGCATCGTTGAGGGCCTTGAAACGCTCTTCGCCGTCATTCATAATCAGTAA